One Streptomyces sp. SAI-135 DNA segment encodes these proteins:
- a CDS encoding NAD(P)H-binding protein encodes MIVITTPTGDIGRQVLNRVLDSGQPVRVIARDSSRLPEHVRAQAEVVEGSHADADTITKALEDADRLFWLVPPAGFRDAGPARSYYSDFTRAAAREAASRGVRMVHVTSLGHGYSGEAGLLSAALDMDELIESTGVQHRALALPFFMENILRQAQPIAQQGVFSMANTADRPLATVATQDVAAAAAALLLDTTWTGQARIPLVSPDSLSPDAMTEIISETLGRPVRYQQVPLADFRSRMVQHGASPSLARDMADMVNAQNNGIYDAETHDPAAATDFRQWCQNVLKPAVQS; translated from the coding sequence GTGATCGTCATTACTACCCCGACCGGTGACATCGGCCGCCAGGTCCTGAACCGCGTCCTGGACAGCGGTCAACCCGTCCGGGTGATCGCTCGCGACTCCTCCCGCCTGCCGGAGCACGTGCGCGCGCAGGCGGAGGTGGTGGAGGGCTCACACGCCGACGCGGACACGATCACGAAGGCCCTTGAGGACGCTGACCGGTTGTTCTGGCTCGTACCCCCGGCCGGCTTCCGGGACGCCGGCCCCGCCAGGAGCTACTACTCGGACTTCACCCGGGCCGCAGCCAGGGAAGCCGCGAGCCGAGGCGTGCGGATGGTGCACGTCACCTCCCTGGGGCACGGGTACAGCGGCGAGGCGGGACTTCTGTCGGCCGCGCTCGACATGGACGAGCTGATCGAGAGCACCGGCGTGCAGCACCGCGCCCTGGCGCTGCCGTTCTTCATGGAGAACATCCTCCGGCAGGCCCAGCCGATCGCCCAGCAGGGCGTGTTCTCCATGGCGAACACCGCGGACCGGCCCTTGGCGACCGTCGCCACCCAGGACGTGGCCGCCGCGGCAGCGGCCCTTCTGCTGGACACCACCTGGACCGGCCAGGCCCGCATTCCCCTGGTCAGCCCCGACAGCCTGTCCCCCGACGCCATGACTGAGATCATCTCCGAAACCCTGGGCCGACCGGTGCGCTATCAGCAGGTACCGCTCGCGGACTTCCGGAGCCGAATGGTGCAGCACGGAGCGAGCCCTTCGCTGGCACGGGACATGGCCGACATGGTCAACGCCCAGAACAACGGCATCTACGACGCCGAAACC
- a CDS encoding serine protease produces MAATDRTRDERRRQVAAAAARYGAAGDERRAVERQQDAGVAFPDSDEALAARATRLLERHAVPPAMVVEAVRAEPLAPTAAYERILGVSKELQAWSFLPRGSRAARTVARISIRENGRELPLGTGFLVSPSLLMTNHHVLTDADACRQCFVEFDAQVTVDNTPQAPTRLELAPDTFFAADERLDFALVFVAPGPDGRPPGETFGWNRLSIQTGKLVIGEPVNVIGHPMGRLKEIAVRDNMLQTRLDDFLHYRTDTEPGNSGSPVFNDQWEVVALHHSGVPRMDDQGRVLRQDGQVWRPGDGDDAIDWVANEGVRISSILKHLAALPRTSPQPSPLDDLGPEAGQPQAGTATAPVPAPAPASATVAVAAPPPAPERAAAHAGLRAREGAFGGDRHLVFLHGRSQEGKDPEKLRRDWTAGLNQGLVRAGLPPVDPEDVWFPYYGDRLAQALTAHEAVPHVVEAPTASAAEVVAPSAPSARAVYEEIVGEASLKWNMPQERQLATEGFGLGDVVGALQKKLSWLAARSDLDAWAIALIFRDVAAYLDDARPVREEVLDCVLEAVPDSGEVVLVSHSLGTVVALDLTTRLSTGVSAVHLTTAGSPLGLDSVYSRLLVGGPKRPDVVADWSNVWCPNDAVAIGCPLADDWADGLSDLAVINARDRAHSIVEYLSHTEAARSIGSRLAR; encoded by the coding sequence ATGGCTGCAACGGACAGAACCCGCGATGAACGCCGGCGGCAAGTAGCCGCGGCCGCCGCACGCTACGGAGCGGCCGGCGACGAACGGCGCGCGGTCGAGCGGCAGCAGGACGCCGGGGTGGCCTTCCCGGACTCCGACGAGGCACTCGCGGCCCGCGCGACCCGTCTGCTCGAACGGCACGCGGTGCCGCCCGCCATGGTGGTGGAGGCCGTCCGCGCGGAGCCCCTGGCCCCGACAGCGGCGTACGAACGCATCCTCGGGGTCTCCAAGGAGCTCCAGGCCTGGAGTTTCCTGCCACGCGGCAGCCGGGCCGCGCGGACCGTCGCCCGCATCTCGATCCGGGAGAACGGCCGTGAACTGCCGCTCGGCACCGGCTTCCTCGTCTCGCCGAGCCTGCTGATGACCAACCATCACGTCCTCACCGACGCGGACGCCTGCCGGCAGTGCTTCGTGGAGTTCGACGCCCAGGTCACCGTCGACAACACACCGCAGGCGCCGACCCGCCTTGAGCTCGCCCCCGACACCTTCTTCGCCGCGGACGAACGCCTCGACTTCGCGCTGGTGTTCGTCGCCCCCGGCCCGGACGGGCGGCCCCCCGGCGAGACGTTCGGCTGGAACCGGCTCAGCATCCAGACGGGGAAGCTGGTGATCGGCGAGCCCGTCAACGTCATCGGCCACCCGATGGGCCGCCTCAAGGAGATCGCCGTGCGCGACAACATGCTGCAGACGCGCCTCGACGACTTCCTCCACTACCGGACGGACACCGAGCCCGGAAACTCCGGCTCCCCGGTCTTCAACGACCAGTGGGAGGTCGTCGCCCTCCACCACAGCGGGGTACCCAGGATGGACGACCAGGGCCGCGTCCTGCGCCAGGACGGTCAGGTCTGGCGCCCCGGGGACGGCGACGACGCCATCGACTGGGTGGCCAACGAAGGCGTGCGCATCAGCTCGATCCTCAAGCACCTCGCGGCACTTCCCCGCACCTCCCCACAGCCGTCACCGCTGGACGACCTCGGCCCCGAGGCGGGCCAGCCCCAGGCGGGGACCGCCACCGCTCCCGTCCCGGCACCCGCTCCAGCCTCGGCGACTGTTGCCGTCGCCGCGCCACCACCGGCTCCCGAGCGGGCCGCCGCGCACGCGGGCCTGCGCGCCCGGGAGGGCGCGTTCGGCGGCGACCGGCACCTGGTCTTCCTGCACGGTCGTTCCCAGGAGGGCAAGGACCCCGAGAAGCTGCGCCGCGACTGGACGGCCGGGCTCAACCAGGGGCTCGTGCGGGCCGGGCTCCCTCCCGTCGACCCGGAGGACGTCTGGTTCCCGTACTACGGTGACCGGCTGGCGCAGGCCCTCACCGCGCACGAGGCCGTCCCCCACGTGGTCGAGGCGCCGACCGCCTCTGCGGCGGAGGTCGTCGCGCCCTCCGCTCCGTCCGCCCGCGCGGTGTACGAGGAGATCGTCGGCGAGGCGTCCCTGAAGTGGAACATGCCGCAGGAGCGGCAACTGGCCACCGAGGGCTTCGGCCTGGGCGACGTCGTGGGCGCCTTGCAGAAGAAGCTGAGCTGGCTGGCCGCCCGGAGCGACCTCGACGCCTGGGCCATCGCCCTGATCTTCCGCGACGTCGCCGCATACCTCGACGACGCCCGGCCCGTCCGGGAGGAGGTCCTGGACTGTGTCCTCGAAGCGGTGCCGGACTCGGGCGAGGTGGTCCTCGTCAGCCACAGCCTGGGCACGGTCGTCGCCCTGGACCTCACCACCCGGCTCTCCACCGGCGTCAGCGCCGTCCATCTGACCACGGCCGGCAGTCCCCTCGGCCTGGACAGCGTGTACAGCAGGCTCCTCGTCGGCGGACCGAAGCGTCCCGACGTGGTCGCGGACTGGTCCAACGTGTGGTGCCCCAACGACGCGGTCGCCATCGGCTGCCCGCTGGCCGACGACTGGGCCGACGGCCTGTCCGACCTCGCCGTCATCAACGCCCGCGACCGGGCCCACAGCATCGTGGAGTACCTCTCCCACACCGAGGCCGCCCGGTCGATCGGCAGCCGCCTGGCGCGCTGA
- a CDS encoding LysR family transcriptional regulator, which translates to MDDLEVRQLRYFVAVAEELHFGRAAGRLGMAQPPLSRSIRDLERQLGVTLFERTTRQVRLTGAGEVLLRDARTALEAVTAAAHRARNAGSASPRLRVALKADIDGGLLPQILDVYGTDPAALPPELVLGGFGAQAQAVRDGLADVALVLRPVDERGLDGEPLLTEPVLVAMAAGDPLAARTELCLADLAGRSLPNGASADDGPTASPRPGATTPVSNLAEIFSLVETGSVVFFAPTSVARRNPRPGVAYRPVSDLPHCTLAVVWPQDAGSPAVAAFVRAAVEVADHAHAHAETYAHGRTA; encoded by the coding sequence ATGGATGATCTGGAGGTGCGGCAGCTCCGCTACTTCGTCGCGGTCGCGGAGGAACTGCACTTCGGGCGCGCCGCCGGCCGGCTGGGCATGGCGCAGCCTCCACTGTCCCGGTCGATCCGTGACCTTGAACGACAGCTCGGCGTGACGTTGTTCGAACGGACCACCCGGCAGGTGAGGTTGACCGGCGCCGGAGAGGTTCTGCTGCGTGACGCCAGAACCGCTCTGGAGGCGGTCACCGCCGCCGCCCACCGTGCCCGGAACGCGGGCAGCGCCTCGCCCAGGCTGCGCGTCGCCCTCAAGGCCGACATCGACGGCGGCCTGCTGCCGCAGATCCTGGACGTCTACGGCACCGACCCCGCGGCCCTGCCTCCCGAGCTGGTCCTCGGAGGGTTCGGCGCTCAAGCCCAGGCAGTACGCGATGGCCTCGCCGACGTCGCGCTCGTGCTCCGCCCTGTGGACGAACGCGGACTGGACGGCGAGCCCCTGCTGACCGAGCCCGTCCTGGTCGCCATGGCCGCCGGCGACCCGCTGGCCGCGCGAACTGAGCTGTGCCTGGCGGACCTGGCCGGACGGAGCCTCCCCAACGGCGCATCGGCAGACGACGGCCCGACCGCGTCACCCCGGCCCGGAGCGACGACACCGGTCTCCAACTTGGCGGAGATCTTCAGCCTCGTCGAGACGGGCAGCGTCGTGTTCTTCGCGCCCACCTCGGTCGCCCGACGCAACCCGCGTCCCGGGGTCGCCTACCGGCCGGTCAGCGACCTGCCGCACTGCACACTGGCCGTCGTATGGCCCCAGGACGCCGGCTCACCGGCCGTCGCAGCGTTCGTACGCGCCGCTGTCGAGGTTGCCGACCACGCACACGCACACGCAGAGACTTACGCGCACGGCAGGACCGCCTGA